CCCAGGAGAAACCCAGGCGCCCCATACCGGTATCCACCTTGACGTGTACCTTGACCCGCCGGCCCGCCTCTCTGGCCGCCCGCACCAGATCGGGCACCTGCCGGGGACTGTAGAGGGTAAGGCTTACCTCCCGGCGGATGGCCTCGGCCATCACCCGCGGCGGGGTGTGGCCCAAGACCAGTACCGGCAAATTCAAACCCAGTTCTCTCAGCCGGAAAGCTTCTTCCGGCACGGCCACCGCCAGCCATTCGGCCCCGGCTGCGGCCACGGTACGGGCCACCTCGTCCAGACCGTGGCCGTAGGCGTTGGCCTTCACCACGGCCATTATTTTGACCGCCGGTCCGATCAGCCGGCGGATCTCGCCCAGATTATGGACTATGGTCTTCAGGTCCACTTCCGCCCATACCGGGCGGAAGGAAGCATCGGGCATCTAGTCTACTCCTTCCGTTTGCTTGAGCACCCGCGGCAGGTAGGCCAGAAGGTCGCCGGCGGTAAGAGCCCGCTGGCCCCGTTCGGCGAGCGCGGCGTCGCCGGCGGCGCCGTGAAGGTGGGCGGCCGCGGCCGCCGCCTCTTCGGCCGGCATCCCCTGGGCCAGAAAACCGGAAATGATGCCGGTAAGTACGTCCCCGCTGCCACCGGTGGCCATGCCGGGGTTACCCGTGGCTATGAGGTAGGTGGCTCCGGAGGGCGAGGCCACCACCGTACGGGCCCCCTTGAGCACCACCGTTACCCCCCAGTCGCGGGCCGCCCGCTCGGCGGTGCCGATACGGTCTTCCTGGACCCGGGCGGAACTGGTTTCCAGCAGCCGGGCCATTTCGCCCGGATGCGGGGTCAGTACCGCCGGCACCCGGACTTCGCGCAGCACGCCCAGGTGGCCGGCCAGGGCGTTGAGCCCGTCGGCATCCAGCACCAGGGGGCAGCGCAGGCGGGGGAGGAGCTGGCGGACCAGGCTCTGCGTGCCCGGGTGCCTGCCCAGGCCCGGACCGAGGGCCACGGCCTGGCAGCGCCGGGAGAACTCTTCTACGGCGGCCAGGGCCTCGGAACCCTGCAGTACCTCGCCCCCGGGTAAGGGCAGGGTCATGACCTCCAGCGTTTTCTCTTCCAGCACGGAATGGAGGGCGGCCGGAACCGCCGCCGTGACCAGGCCCGCCCCGCTGCGCAGCGCCCCCTCGGCGGCCATTACCACCGCCCCGGTCAGGCCGGGAGAGCCTCCCACCACCAGCACGTGGCCGTAGTCGCCCTTGTGGCTCCAGGGTCGGCGGGGCCGCAGTCTTTCCCGCACCCACTCCTCGGTGACCAGTTCCCGGTTCAGCGGCTGGGCACCTACCAGAGCCTGCGGAATGCCTATGTCCGCCACCACCACCCGACCCACGTGCGCCGCTCCCGGATACAGGTAAAGACCCAGCTTGGGCAGGGCAAAGGTCACGGTATAGGTGGCGGAAACGCAGGGCCCGTTTACCCGCCCGGTGTCCGCCTCCAGGCCCGAAGGCAGGTCCACGGCCGCCACCGGCACCCGCGACTGGGACAGCATCTCGATAACCCTGGCCGCCAGGCCCGAGGCCGCGCCCCTAAAGCCGGTTCCGTAGATGGCGTCTACAGCCAGCTCGGCGTAAAGGAGCGACACGTCCACCCTCTGCAGATCCTTGTCCTCCAGCAGCGGGAAGAGCTTCCCCCCCATCTTCTGATAGATGGCCAGGTTTACCGCTGCGTCGCCCCGCACCTCCTCCGGCCGGGCCAGGAGGAAAACCTTCACCTCGGCTCCGGCATTGAGCAGGTGGCGCCCCACCACCAGCCCGTCCCCGCCGTTATTGCCCTTTCCGGCGAAGATCAGAACCCGTCTTCCCCGCAGATGCTCGGAGAAATGGCGGCGGATCACCTCCAGCACCCGCAGGCCGGCGTTTTCCATCAGGAGCAGGGTGGGTATCCCGTACTCGCTGCTGCTGAGCCGGTCCAATCGACCCATTTCCTCGGCCGTTACCAGTTTCACGCTCTTACCCCCTCTCGGCCACCACCACGGCCAGGGCGTAGTCGCGGCCGTGGCTGAGCGACAGGTGCCAGGATGCGACGCCGAGTTCGGCCGCCCGCCGGCGCGCCGCACCTTCCAGCCGCAGGATGGGCCTGCCCGCCGCATCGGTCCTGACCTCGATGTCCGACCAGCGACACGAGCCTAAACCTACGCCCAGGGCCTTGAGCACCGCCTCCTTGGCCGCCAGGCGCGCCGCCAGCGAGGCCGCCGGCCGGCCCCGGGCCAGGCAGTACTCCTGCTCGGCCGCAGTGAAAAGCCGGCGGAGAAAGCGGGCGCCGTACCGTCGCCAGGCCCGCTCCACGCGCTCGATCTCCACCAGGTCCACGCCCACGCCGCCTACCGGGGACACCGTTCTCCCTCCGGCTACTCCACGGTAACGCTCTTGGCCAGGTTCCGGGGCTGGTCCACATCGCAGCCCCTGGCCACGGCGGCGTGGTAGGCCAGAAGCTGCAGGGGCACCACCGCCACCGCCGGTGCCAGCCAGCCCGGACATTCGGGCAGGGCCAAGACCGCGTCCGCCACTTCGGACCAGACTCCGCGGTCCGAACCGGGAGCCAGGGCCACCAGGTAGCCGCCCCGGGCCTTGACCTCCTTGGCGTTGCTTATGATCTTGTCCCGCAGCTCCGACTGCGTGGCCACCGCCACCACCGGCACTCCCTGCTCGATGAGTGCCAGAGGACCGTGCTTTAGTTCACCGGCAGCATAGGCTTCGGCGTGAAGGTAGGAAATCTCCTTCAGCTTGAGTGCTCCTTCCATGGCTACCGGATAGTCAAGCCCCCGGCCGATGAAAAAACAATTAGGGTGAAGGCCGAAGGCCGGGACCAACTCCTGCACCCGGCCGGACAGTTCCAGCACCTCTTCTATGCGGGCGGGCAAACCGTCCAACAGGCCCACCCGTTCCCCGTCGTCGGTCCGGTCCGGACGGCGGACCCGGCGGAGGTAAAGAGCCAGCAAGGTAAGCACCAGCAGCTGCGTTACGAAGGCCTTGGTGGAGGCCACGGCGATTTCCGGACCCGCGCGGGTATAGAGCACCGCCTCGGCCTCCCGGGCGATGGAACTGCCCACTACGTTCACCACGCCCAGAGTAAATGCACCCCGCCTGCGGGCTTCCCTCAGGGCCGCCAAAGTATCGGCCGTTTCACCCGACTGGCTCACCAACACCACCAGGGTCCGGGGCCCGATTAGGGGGTTACGGTAACGAAACTCCGAGGCCAGTTCGGCCTGTGCCGGCAGCCCGGCCAGGGCCTCGATCAGCCTCTGGCCCACCAGGCCGGCGTGGTAGGCGGTGCCGCAGGCCACTATGACCGCCTTATCCACTTCCGACAGCCGCCCGGAGTAGGAGCCCAGTTCCGGGAGCAGAACCTGCCCGGCCTGGTGGTCGAGCCGGCCTCGCAGAGCGTCCCGGGCCGCCTGCGGCTGCTCGTGGATCTCCTTCAGCATGAAGTGGGGGTAGCCGCCCTTTTCCGCCGCCTGAGGTTCCCAGTTTACGAAGAAGACCTCCTTTTCTGCCGGACGTCCCCGCAAGTCCAGCACCCGCACCTCGTCCCGGTGCAGGTCTGCCGCTTCGTAGTCGGAAAGCACCAGCGTCCGCCGGGTATGGGGGAGGAGGGCGGGAATGTCCGAGGCCAGGAAGTTCTCGCCGTCGCCCAACCCCACCACCAGGGGGCTGTCCTTGCGCAGGGCGACAATCCGGCCCGGTTCGGCCTGGCAGATTACCGCCAAGGCATACGACCCCTCCAGCCGTCCTGCCGCCTCCAGCACCGCTTCCAGCAGGTCGCCCTGATAATAATGCTCCACCAGGTGGGGAAGGACTTCGGTATCGGTATCGGAAACCAGGCGGTGACCTTCGGCGGCAAGCCACCGGCGCAGTTCACCGTAATTCTCGATGATGCCGTTATGCACCACCGCCACGCGCTGCCCGCAGTCGGTATGCGGATGGGCGTTGCAGTCCGTGGGCTCGCCGTGCGTGGCCCACCGGGTGTGTCCGATCCCCAGGCTTCCGCTCAGCCGGGGTAGCTGCTGCAGCGTCCGTCCCAAGCGTTCCAGCTTGCCCGCCGACTT
This genomic window from Clostridia bacterium contains:
- a CDS encoding NAD(P)H-hydrate dehydratase yields the protein MKLVTAEEMGRLDRLSSSEYGIPTLLLMENAGLRVLEVIRRHFSEHLRGRRVLIFAGKGNNGGDGLVVGRHLLNAGAEVKVFLLARPEEVRGDAAVNLAIYQKMGGKLFPLLEDKDLQRVDVSLLYAELAVDAIYGTGFRGAASGLAARVIEMLSQSRVPVAAVDLPSGLEADTGRVNGPCVSATYTVTFALPKLGLYLYPGAAHVGRVVVADIGIPQALVGAQPLNRELVTEEWVRERLRPRRPWSHKGDYGHVLVVGGSPGLTGAVVMAAEGALRSGAGLVTAAVPAALHSVLEEKTLEVMTLPLPGGEVLQGSEALAAVEEFSRRCQAVALGPGLGRHPGTQSLVRQLLPRLRCPLVLDADGLNALAGHLGVLREVRVPAVLTPHPGEMARLLETSSARVQEDRIGTAERAARDWGVTVVLKGARTVVASPSGATYLIATGNPGMATGGSGDVLTGIISGFLAQGMPAEEAAAAAAHLHGAAGDAALAERGQRALTAGDLLAYLPRVLKQTEGVD
- a CDS encoding holo-ACP synthase, which encodes MSPVGGVGVDLVEIERVERAWRRYGARFLRRLFTAAEQEYCLARGRPAASLAARLAAKEAVLKALGVGLGSCRWSDIEVRTDAAGRPILRLEGAARRRAAELGVASWHLSLSHGRDYALAVVVAERG
- the glmS gene encoding glutamine--fructose-6-phosphate transaminase (isomerizing), which translates into the protein MCGIVGYVGGQDAVSILLDGLRRLEYRGYDSAGLAVLDGQGIKVVKSAGKLERLGRTLQQLPRLSGSLGIGHTRWATHGEPTDCNAHPHTDCGQRVAVVHNGIIENYGELRRWLAAEGHRLVSDTDTEVLPHLVEHYYQGDLLEAVLEAAGRLEGSYALAVICQAEPGRIVALRKDSPLVVGLGDGENFLASDIPALLPHTRRTLVLSDYEAADLHRDEVRVLDLRGRPAEKEVFFVNWEPQAAEKGGYPHFMLKEIHEQPQAARDALRGRLDHQAGQVLLPELGSYSGRLSEVDKAVIVACGTAYHAGLVGQRLIEALAGLPAQAELASEFRYRNPLIGPRTLVVLVSQSGETADTLAALREARRRGAFTLGVVNVVGSSIAREAEAVLYTRAGPEIAVASTKAFVTQLLVLTLLALYLRRVRRPDRTDDGERVGLLDGLPARIEEVLELSGRVQELVPAFGLHPNCFFIGRGLDYPVAMEGALKLKEISYLHAEAYAAGELKHGPLALIEQGVPVVAVATQSELRDKIISNAKEVKARGGYLVALAPGSDRGVWSEVADAVLALPECPGWLAPAVAVVPLQLLAYHAAVARGCDVDQPRNLAKSVTVE